From the genome of Verrucomicrobiia bacterium, one region includes:
- a CDS encoding DNA cytosine methyltransferase, giving the protein MPIPVIDLFAGPGGLGEGFSALLANPSERVFKIKLSIEKDEHAHRTLELRAFFREFSPESAPEAFYEYLRGEIKREKLFGCHPVEAGQATSEAWLAKLGETPNEEVDKRIRVALGKKMENWVLIGGPPCQAYSLVGRSRRANDPKFATDEKHFLYREYLRILAAHKPPVFVMENVKGLLSAKMKKEHIFDQIRADLEHPLFATGTGRKVDLKYDFFPLVATAGELLGHFKPEDFVLRSEEFQIPQARHRIIILGVRSDWPTKPDSFLKPGKAQVAIEQVVGDLPRLRSGLSKEPDSAEAWRDAVHELLSFKWFGNGEIAAELRAAFTSAAKRVGTTLTRGALFLPESVKPEIHKDWFVDPKLKGVCNHETRSHIRADLHRYFFAAVLARKLGRSPLLEDFPKALLPKHENVRQALKENKFNDRFRVQVSGRPSTTVVSHIAKDGHYYIHYDPSQCRSLTVREAARLQTFPDNYFFEGPRTEQYHQVGNAVPPLLAKQIAEVVAKLFD; this is encoded by the coding sequence ATGCCAATTCCCGTAATCGATTTGTTTGCTGGCCCTGGCGGTTTAGGTGAAGGATTTTCCGCGCTTCTCGCCAACCCAAGCGAACGCGTTTTCAAAATCAAACTCTCGATTGAGAAAGACGAGCACGCGCATCGAACGCTGGAGTTGCGAGCATTCTTCCGCGAGTTTTCGCCCGAAAGTGCGCCCGAAGCTTTTTACGAATATCTTCGTGGCGAAATCAAACGCGAGAAATTGTTCGGGTGCCATCCAGTTGAAGCAGGGCAGGCAACCAGTGAAGCGTGGCTTGCCAAACTTGGGGAGACGCCAAACGAGGAAGTGGACAAGCGCATTAGAGTCGCACTTGGCAAAAAGATGGAGAACTGGGTCCTGATCGGTGGGCCGCCATGTCAAGCCTACTCACTGGTAGGACGTTCGCGACGCGCAAACGATCCGAAGTTTGCCACCGACGAAAAACATTTTCTTTACCGGGAGTACCTCCGGATTCTCGCCGCGCATAAGCCGCCGGTATTTGTGATGGAGAACGTCAAAGGACTTCTCTCAGCGAAGATGAAGAAGGAGCACATCTTCGATCAAATCCGCGCCGACTTGGAGCATCCGCTTTTTGCCACCGGCACGGGCAGGAAGGTAGATTTGAAATACGATTTCTTCCCGCTTGTTGCGACTGCGGGAGAATTGCTCGGCCATTTCAAGCCAGAGGATTTTGTGCTGCGCTCCGAGGAGTTCCAGATTCCACAAGCCCGACATCGAATCATTATCCTCGGCGTGCGTTCGGATTGGCCAACCAAACCCGACTCGTTCTTGAAGCCGGGCAAGGCACAAGTCGCGATTGAACAGGTCGTCGGCGATCTTCCGCGCTTGCGGAGCGGCTTGTCAAAAGAGCCAGATTCCGCTGAAGCGTGGCGCGATGCCGTGCATGAGTTGCTGTCGTTCAAATGGTTTGGAAACGGCGAAATCGCAGCCGAGTTGCGAGCCGCCTTCACCAGCGCGGCGAAACGAGTCGGCACAACACTGACGCGCGGGGCTCTTTTTCTCCCTGAAAGCGTGAAGCCGGAGATTCACAAGGACTGGTTTGTTGACCCAAAGCTCAAAGGCGTCTGCAACCACGAAACCCGCAGTCACATTCGCGCTGACCTTCACCGCTACTTCTTCGCTGCCGTCCTTGCCCGCAAACTCGGGCGATCACCTCTGCTGGAAGATTTTCCAAAAGCATTGTTGCCGAAGCATGAAAATGTGAGACAAGCACTGAAGGAAAACAAATTCAACGACCGCTTCCGTGTCCAAGTGAGCGGGCGTCCTTCGACGACCGTCGTATCGCACATTGCGAAGGACGGACACTACTACATTCATTACGATCCGTCACAGTGCCGGAGCTTGACCGTGCGGGAGGCAGCACGCCTGCAAACCTTCCCGGACAATTATTTTTTTGAAGGCCCGCGCACGGAACAATACCACCAAGTTGGGAACGCCGTGCCGCCATTGCTGGCAAAACAAATCGCGGAGGTTGTCGCCAAACTTTTTGATTAA
- a CDS encoding pilus assembly protein HicB, whose protein sequence is MKAQDQYLKFVRWEEDDGLYVGYCPDLFPWGGVCHGATEEATYHELCTLVTNEVEQLQVEGKELPAATTRPMREAVPA, encoded by the coding sequence ATGAAAGCGCAAGACCAATATCTAAAGTTTGTCCGGTGGGAGGAAGATGATGGCCTCTACGTCGGCTACTGTCCCGATCTTTTCCCGTGGGGTGGCGTGTGCCACGGCGCTACCGAGGAAGCGACCTACCACGAACTCTGCACACTCGTGACGAATGAGGTGGAGCAATTGCAGGTGGAAGGTAAAGAGCTTCCCGCTGCCACCACTCGCCCCATGCGCGAGGCTGTTCCCGCTTGA
- a CDS encoding very short patch repair endonuclease — translation MADVFTKAKRSEVMSRIRGQGNKNTELALAKLFRRHHLTGWRRQFEIRGRNVARRRRCPDRERKLPMILPSEAARRTAPIFRVKPDFVFPKIKLAVFVDGCFWHGCPKHATWPTNRAAWWRRKIQGNQARDTRVTRVLRRTGWRVLRVWEHDLQRAARDPGHEARLMRRITAAISH, via the coding sequence ATGGCTGACGTTTTCACCAAGGCGAAGCGGTCGGAAGTGATGTCACGGATTCGCGGGCAGGGAAACAAGAACACGGAACTGGCACTGGCGAAATTATTCCGGCGACATCACCTCACCGGCTGGCGGCGACAATTCGAGATCCGGGGCAGGAACGTCGCCCGACGGCGTCGGTGCCCGGATCGCGAACGCAAGCTTCCGATGATTTTACCGTCGGAGGCAGCGCGGCGCACTGCTCCTATCTTTCGCGTGAAACCGGATTTTGTTTTCCCAAAAATCAAACTGGCCGTCTTTGTGGATGGTTGCTTCTGGCACGGTTGCCCGAAACACGCGACTTGGCCGACAAATCGGGCGGCGTGGTGGCGGAGAAAAATCCAAGGCAATCAGGCCCGGGACACGCGGGTGACGCGCGTGTTGCGGCGGACGGGTTGGCGGGTGTTGCGCGTGTGGGAGCACGACTTGCAACGAGCCGCCCGGGACCCCGGGCACGAGGCGCGGCTGATGCGACGCATTACTGCGGCAATCAGCCATTGA
- a CDS encoding type II toxin-antitoxin system HicA family toxin, which yields MPRKIRQLVADLEQAGFMLVPGGKGSHRKFRHAKFPGAVILSGQGGDDAQHYQEKQVRNAIRKASQ from the coding sequence GTGCCGCGCAAGATACGCCAGTTGGTCGCCGACTTGGAGCAGGCGGGCTTCATGCTTGTTCCCGGCGGCAAAGGTTCGCACCGCAAGTTCCGACATGCGAAGTTTCCCGGAGCGGTGATCCTCAGTGGTCAGGGCGGAGATGACGCGCAGCATTATCAGGAAAAACAAGTTCGCAACGCGATTCGTAAGGCCAGCCAATGA